The sequence AAGGGGGATATAATGATGTTGATTTTTGGTTGTGGCATTGCAATTGTATCAATTGCTATTCTTATGCTCATCGCATTGGGCATTGTATTCTAATCTAGCCAATAAAAAAACTACCCTTCTCCCTTTATGGGGAGGGGTAGTATCACGATACTATCATTCCTTTTGGCAGGATAACTTTCCTGCCTTATTTAATTTATGCCGTTAATTTTTAAGTTTGTCAAGGGCTCGGAACCTAAACATAAAAGTTTAAAACCAAATTTCATTAGCTGGACATCGTTATGCTGGATCTCATCTATTCCCTCTTGGCCCAAACTCAATTCTTCAAATAGGGATGGGTTATTCAGCAACAAGGTTCTAAATCTGTCCAGATCATAGCAAGCCATAAAGAAAAGCTGTTTAAGCTTTTCGTCAGTTTCTGGGTTACCGGTAAGTTTTAAATGGTTGGGTATTTCATTAAACCCTTGCTCAGTATCTTCGTAAATCCCTAACCCCTGCTCTTGGATCCAATCCTTTACGGTTTGTGTCTTTTTCTCATTTAGGCCGTGGCAATGGGAACTTTCAAAAATAAAAGAATACTTTCCACCCCCCAGCATGTCCACAGGTGCCATACGGCAGGACCAAGGTCTCTCTTTATAAACCTGACATCCCTTAGGTGTTATGAAAGGACATCTTAGTTTATTGTCCTTGGACATGTCTATTTGTACAATGGACAAACCAGTGTGAGGTATTTGTACCTTAAGTGTATACTCCTTCAGAAAATCCTCTGAAGAAAGGTTGAGATAATTTTTCATCCGGAGAACATCATATGGAGAGAGATAAATATTGATGTCCCGGCAACATGTCTTAAAGCACTCCAGTCCATCGTGACAATGGAATGCAAACTCACTGTCTTCATTTAGAACTAAATGTCGGTGATTCATAAAATTGCCCCCCTTCAATCCTTTACTATTATAAATTATCTCTGGAGGATAAGATAGTGATTTAACTGAGTTCTCCATCATCTTAGCTGCACGGTTTAACGTATAAAGCTTGTTTTTAAATTGTTATAAAAAATTTATATTTCAATTCTTTTATTAAGTCGATGAATTCAACCGTTGACATTGGATAATAGTTGTAAATTCAGATAAGGATGATACAATACTTTTATGGAAAATATTATTAAAATCAGAGGGGGAGTATAATTGAAAAGGTTTTCGGCAATACTATTAGTTCTTGTTTTGTTATGTTTCTCGGTGATTACTGGCTGTGGCAGTACAACTAGCCAAAGTGATGCAACAAGCAAAGGCTTCGAAATCGCGCTCATTACCGACAAAGGCAATATCGATGATAAGTCCTTTAACCAAGGTTCCTGGGAAGGGGTGGTTGCCTTTGCTGAGGCTAACAAAATTAGCCACAAATATTATAAACCTGAAGAAGCGTCAGACGCAGGCTATCTTGCTGCTATCGATCTGGCAGTCACAGGTGGCGCTAAGGTAATTGTTACACCAGGTTTCCTCTTTGAGGTTCCTATTTACGAGGCACAGTCAAAGTACCCTGAGGTAAAATTCATCCTTTTGGATGGAACTCCTCATACAGCTGATTATAAAACCTTTAAAACTAATGATAATGTAGCAAGTATTCTGTACTCTGAAGAAGAGCCCGGCTATTTGGCTGGTTATGCAGCAGTTTTAGACGGCATGAAGAAGCTTGGCTTCATGGGTGGTATGGCTGTTCCTGCTGTTCAAGCCTTTGGTTATGGATATTTACAGGGAGCAGAGGCTGCTGCTGTAAAATTGGGCCTTCCTGCAGGCGCAATTTCTGTTACATACCACTATACAGGGGATTTTGCAGAAACTGATACCAATAAGGCAACAGCAAAAACCATGTATCAGGAAGGTACTGAGGTTATTTTTGCTTGCGGCGGTTCCGTAGGTAAGAGTGTTATGTCTGCTGCTGCAGAAGCTGGAAAAAAAGTTATCGGGGTTGACGTGGATCAAAGATATGACAGCGAGACTGTTATCACTTCTGCAACCAAAGGACTTGGCGCTTCTGTTATACAGGTTCTTGAGTCTATCTATAAGACTGACAAATGGAGCACCTACGCAGGGAAATCTACCTATTTCAATGCATCTAATAATGGTGTAGGTCTGCCAACAACGATTATTGGCAAACAAGATGGCAATGCCTTTGACCGTTTTAAATCCTTCAGCAAAAAAGATTATGAGGCTATTTATGCTTCACTGGCTGATAGCTCAATCGATCCTGTCCGCACCCTAAAGGTTGAAGATACTAACGGTTATGCAACAGCTAAAGAGCTTATAACCGGCCTAAAACTTTCCAAGGTTACTGTTCAAGTTAGATAACAAATAATTATTGTAACTCTACTGAGCCTGTGGTCAGTAGAAGCCCTTTAATGACAAAGGGGAAAGGCCAAAAGCTCCTTTCCCCTTTATGTGTACTTAACTTGTTAAAAAAGGGGTTTATTAATGGAAAACTATATTATCGAAATGCTTAATATAACCAAAGAATTCCCCGGCATCATTGCCAATGATAATATAACTCTGCGCTTAAAAAAGGGCGAAATTCATGCTCTGTTAGGGGAAAACGGTGCCGGAAAATCCACCCTAATGAGCGTTCTTTTTGGCTTATACCAGCCGGAAATAGGTGAAATCAAGAAGAATGGCCAGGTGGTCAAAATTAACAATCCCAATGACGCTAATGATTTGGGCATCGGCATGGTGCACCAACATTTTAAACTCATCGATATTTTTACGGTTCTTGAAAATATCATTTTAGGAGTTGAGCCCAATAAGCTGGGTTTCTTGAAAAAAAAGCAAGCCCGGGAAAAGGTACTTAAACTTAGCAAACAGTATGGACTTGAGGTAAACCCTGATGCATTAATTGAAAAGATATCTGTTGGCATGCAACAGCGTGTTGAGATTCTAAAAATGTTATACCGCGAAAATGATATCCTGATTTTTGACGAGCCCACCGCAGTTTTAACCCCCCAGGAAATAGATGAGCTTATGGAAATAATGCGGGAATTCGCCAGAGAAGGTAAATCCATATTATTTATAACCCATAAATTAAATGAGATTATGGCTGTTGCCGATCGTTGCACTGTACTGCGCAAAGGTAAATACATTGGTGACGTTGCAATAAAGGATACTACTAAGGAAGAACTGTCCCGGATGATGGTGGGACGAGATGTGAACTTCAAGGTACATAAAAAGACTAAGGAGCTTGGAGATGTTGTTCTTTCCGCTAATAATATTACTGTTTCCTCCAAGATTCATAAAAACAATGCTGTGAAAAATGTAAGTTTTGATGTGCGGGCAGGTGAAATCGTATGTCTTGCCGGTATCGACGGAAACGGACAAACTGAGCTTGTCTCCGCACTTACAGGACTCGAAAAAATTAGCAGCGGAAGTATCACCCTTGGCGGCAAGAACATTACCAAGGCTAACATACGCACCCGTTCAATGTCTGGTATAAGCCACATTCCGGAAGATCGGCATAAGTACGGTCTCGTCCTTGATTATTCCTTAGAAAAAAATCTAGTCCTGCAGCGTTATTGGCAGCCTGAGTTTCAGACCTTCGGATTTATCAAAACCAAAGCCGTACGCTCTTATGCCGATAGGTTGATTAAGCAATATGATGTGCGCAGCGGGCAAGGACCCATCACTCCAGTCCGAAGCATGTCCGGCGGCAACCAGCAAAAAGCCATTCTTGCCCGGGAAATTGACAAGGAGCACGAACTGATAATTGCCGTACAACCTACTCGAGGTCTGGATGTCGGCGCTATCGAGTATATCCATAAACAGCTCGTTGCCAGGCGCGATGCCGGAAAAGCTGTCTTGTTGGTATCCCTGGAGCTGGAGGAGGTCATGAATTTAAGCGACCGAATTCTTGTTATGTATGAAGGGGAAATCGTTGGTGAGCTAGACGCCAAGGCGACCACTGTTCAAGAACTTGGGCTTTACATGTCAGGTGCCAAACGCAGCACCGCAAAGGAGAATGAAAATGCAGGATAAGATGGTTTCATCTTCAAAAGCTATTGAGAATCTTAAAAAAGCGGGGAAAAGCAAAGGCTTTTCCGCTTTTACAGCCGCTCTGCTGGCAATAATTCTGGGCCTTATTTTTGGCTATCTTATTATGAGGATTGCAAGTCCTGCCAACTCCTTCTTAGGCTTTCAGATGCTGCTGATCGGCGGTTTTAAACGTATAGGTGATGTGTTTTATTTTGCAACTCCCATCTTAATGACAGGTCTGGCTGTAGGCTTTGCCTTCAAAATGGGCTTATTTAACATTGGGGCCTCAGGCCAGTATACCATGGGCATGTTCTTTGCCTTGTATGTCGGGTTTATGTGGAAGCTGCCGGACAGTATTCATTGGATCGTCTGTATACTGGCGGGGATGATCGGTGGTATGCTTTGGGGTTTGATTCCCGGGATATTTAAGGCATTCCTGAACGTTAACGAAGTTATTACCTCCATCATGTTTAACTATATCGGCATGTACCTAGTAGATATGCTTGTTCAAGGAAATGCAGCCATGTATATTTCCTCGAAAACCAGAACGGCCTATCTTCCAGCTTCAGCTCAATTGCCCACTCTCGGAATCCCTCATTCCAGTGTCAATATCTCTATTATTCTGGCCATTACTTTAGCACTTATATTATTTATCGTTTTAAACAAAACCACCTTTGGCTATGAACTCAAAGCAACGGGTTTTAACAAATTTGCCAGCGCCTACGCCGGCATGAACGACAAGCGCAATATTATTCTCACCCTGGTCATTGCCGGGGCCATGGCGGGACTAGGGGGAGCATTCGCTATTTTAGCACCGTCGACTATCGCTGGGAGCAGTATGACCTATGAGCCGGTCAGTGTTATTGCAGCCAACGGATTTAACGGTATTGCCGTAGCCCTCCTGGGCAACTCCAACCCCATCGGAATTATCTTTTCTGCAGTGTTCATTTCCCATATTCAAAGGGGAGGCACACTCGCCAGCCTCTACGGCTATAAGCCGGAAATCATCGATGTTGTGATTGCAGTTATTATTTATTTTTCAGCCTTTGCCATGCTCATGAATGCAAGCGTCGCTAACCTTATAAAGAAGCGTTACAGCAAAAAACAATCAGTAAAAATCCTGCCTGCTGATCAAAAGGAGGGGGCGTAGATTATGGATACCTTCTATTATTTAATTCAGAATACCCTTCCAGTTGCTATCCCCCTGCTTTTGGTGGCCCTGGGCGGTATGTTCAGTGAACGCAGCGGTGTCATTAACATTGCCCTGGAGGGAATCATGCTGGTGGGTGCATTTTTTGGCTGCCTGTTCGTTTACTTTGTCCAAAGTTCCTCCCTAGACGCCCAAAGCATATTGCTTCTGGGTATGCTCGTTGCAGCAGGTGCGGGACTTCTGTATTCTCTGTTGCTATCACTGGCAGCAGTAACTATGAAAGCAGACCAGACTATTACAGGTACCGCCCTTAATATGTTGATTCCCGCAGCCATTCTCTTGTTCTCCAAAATGTTTTTCAACAGTGACGGTATAACCACAAACAAGAACTTCTATATTAAGGAAGTTCCATTCTTAAGTGAAGTACCTGTGCTCGGAAAGATATTTTTCCAAAATACCTATATCACTGTATATATTGGAATTTTGCTACTGGTTCTATCGGCAATCGTATTTTATAAAACGAAGTTTGGTTTACGCCTTCGCGCCTGTGGCGAACATCCTCACGCTGCCGACTCTGTCGGAATAAACGTCTATTTCATGCGTTATGCCGGGGTGAGCCTTTCCGGTATCCTGGGGGGAATTGGCGGATTCTTCTACGCCGTTGGTGTTATGAATGGCAACACCAACGGTCATACAGGGGTTGCGGGATTCGGCTTCCTGGCGCTAGCTGTTATGATCTTCGGACAATGGAAACCTTTTAAGATCCTGCTCGCAGCCTTATTCTTCGCCTTCCTGCGTACTGTGGCCTATTCCATTGCCCTCATCCCCTTCTTAGATGCTTTAAACATCAATCAAACATATTACAAGATGCTTCCATATTTAGCAACGATGGTTGTTTTGGCCTTTACATCAAAAAAATCCAGGGCTCCTAAAGCCGAAGGCATACCCTACGATAAGGGACTTAGGTAATTTATATCAGCCCATTGATTGGCCCTATCTATAGCCTTATAACGCATACCTTAAATATAAAGACCTTATCGAGTGAAGTCTGCATCCCCTTCTCGATAAGGTCTTTCACTATAAGCACCTAGTTAAGTAGTTATATTAACCAATTTTGTCATATTCCCGCTGAATAATCCCGGCCAGGATTTCAGCAGTTTGTCCAGATACCCTTAACTGATCATTGGTAAGGCAAAAACTTACATGCCGCTCATCAAGATCCAGATCATCAATTGCACTTGCAAAAAAACCTCTTACCTTTTTATCAATCTGAAGCACAATATTAATATTATCTTCTCGGGCCTCGAAGTAAACTTCAAGTTCATCAAGGATGCATAACCTAAGATTCAGTGTCACTTATGACTATCTTCTCTTTAACTCAAAAAAGATAGCAGGCTCTTAACCTGCTTAGTATACTACCTTCCATTATTTACTCTAAATATTTGGCCACAGCAGCCGCTGTTAGATATTTGTCATTTCCACTCAACAGAACTTCAGCTGGATGTTTGGTTGTAGGACCCCCTACGACTATCAATTTCTCAGCACTTTGGGCTTCATCAGGTACTGATAAATCTGCCGGTCTTACAAAAATAGCGCAGTTCCCATGCTTTGTTGCAACATCGTAACCCGCCCAAAAATCCTCCTTCGTGAACAATAAGACTGCTACCTTTAACACTTCGCTTCCTCCTTGCAAATCATTAAAGAGCCGATCCCAGGGAAATTCTGTTCCAGGACACCTAGCTCTATTAACAGAGTCGATCCTGTTATGCCCAATGATATTATCTCTGGTTACAGGAATCCCTAAAGTCTCAATTAACCAGCGATGTAAGGCAAGAGTTGCCTGGTACTGGGCTTCAGGCATCTTACTCCCGCTTAGGCCTTCGTGTTCAATTGAAACGGTGTAATAATTCGGATTAACTCCTGAAATAAGCAAAGGCCAATTCGGTTGATTCACACTTCCGTTTGCCCAAGCATGGTTTTTCAGATCCACGTACTGATGGATCTCTCCATTTTTACCGACTCCAAAATGAGAACTAACTTTACTCTCTGGCTTCGCAAACCATGAGTCTGTACCTACCAATGTACCTTCCATGATGTGATTTACAATCGCAATTATTTTATACCCCATCGGGCTACTGAAGTTAGGCGATCCGATCCATTTAATCGTTGGTTTAACCATTTTCACTCCCCTCTCTAGACATACTATGAGCGGAGCATCAATGATGTCACTACTAAACATGAACACTATATTTGTAAGGAACACTATGGAATAGCATCTTTCAGTTTAGGTCATCCTAATAATGCAGCAAGGATTGAATAGGAGTGATAACATTGGCCAAACCAGATGATCGATCAGATAATGAGGAACACCTTCAGAATCATATAGACCACACTTTTGTAAATTTGCGTGAAGCAGAGGATTACTTAAATGAACATGCAGATGAGATTTCTGATGAAGAGAAACAAGCTATTGAAGCGAAAAATGATCGACGCAGAGAAAGTATTGATTATTTCATAGCAGAAAAAAAGGATGAAGCTCGACGGTAAGGTAAGCTATCCTATCATTCTACTCGAACACAAGCAGCCAGATCCTTCATGGATGAGGCTGCTTGTGTTCAGCTTATGGTACTCTGAAATATCAGGTCTTCCCACTTTCAAAATTTACTTGTCTTTGTAGAAGTAATCAAGCAATACAATTGATAGATAAATTGAGAAAATAGATATTGTCGAAAAAACCACATACCAAAACATATTATAAAAGTAAAGGATATGCAGCTTATAGGCAATAAAATTTATGCCGTAAATCGCCAAAATAACCCCGGACTTCCAGCGCCATTTAAGCCTTAGAAAATAGATTGAAATTATAATAACTGCAACAAATGTATAATACAAGAGAGCTGCGACATATGGACTTCTTACCGAGTCAGGTATAAGATTCCGTGTATAATTTTGATATCCCGACAAAATAAACCCCCATAACAAGGTAATTATGTCCAGCGGAAATAATCCAATAAATATGTAAAAATACAATCTAAGAGGTTTAATACCCCTCAT comes from Desulfosporosinus meridiei DSM 13257 and encodes:
- a CDS encoding YkgJ family cysteine cluster protein — translated: MNHRHLVLNEDSEFAFHCHDGLECFKTCCRDINIYLSPYDVLRMKNYLNLSSEDFLKEYTLKVQIPHTGLSIVQIDMSKDNKLRCPFITPKGCQVYKERPWSCRMAPVDMLGGGKYSFIFESSHCHGLNEKKTQTVKDWIQEQGLGIYEDTEQGFNEIPNHLKLTGNPETDEKLKQLFFMACYDLDRFRTLLLNNPSLFEELSLGQEGIDEIQHNDVQLMKFGFKLLCLGSEPLTNLKINGIN
- a CDS encoding BMP family lipoprotein, which encodes MKRFSAILLVLVLLCFSVITGCGSTTSQSDATSKGFEIALITDKGNIDDKSFNQGSWEGVVAFAEANKISHKYYKPEEASDAGYLAAIDLAVTGGAKVIVTPGFLFEVPIYEAQSKYPEVKFILLDGTPHTADYKTFKTNDNVASILYSEEEPGYLAGYAAVLDGMKKLGFMGGMAVPAVQAFGYGYLQGAEAAAVKLGLPAGAISVTYHYTGDFAETDTNKATAKTMYQEGTEVIFACGGSVGKSVMSAAAEAGKKVIGVDVDQRYDSETVITSATKGLGASVIQVLESIYKTDKWSTYAGKSTYFNASNNGVGLPTTIIGKQDGNAFDRFKSFSKKDYEAIYASLADSSIDPVRTLKVEDTNGYATAKELITGLKLSKVTVQVR
- a CDS encoding ABC transporter ATP-binding protein; protein product: MENYIIEMLNITKEFPGIIANDNITLRLKKGEIHALLGENGAGKSTLMSVLFGLYQPEIGEIKKNGQVVKINNPNDANDLGIGMVHQHFKLIDIFTVLENIILGVEPNKLGFLKKKQAREKVLKLSKQYGLEVNPDALIEKISVGMQQRVEILKMLYRENDILIFDEPTAVLTPQEIDELMEIMREFAREGKSILFITHKLNEIMAVADRCTVLRKGKYIGDVAIKDTTKEELSRMMVGRDVNFKVHKKTKELGDVVLSANNITVSSKIHKNNAVKNVSFDVRAGEIVCLAGIDGNGQTELVSALTGLEKISSGSITLGGKNITKANIRTRSMSGISHIPEDRHKYGLVLDYSLEKNLVLQRYWQPEFQTFGFIKTKAVRSYADRLIKQYDVRSGQGPITPVRSMSGGNQQKAILAREIDKEHELIIAVQPTRGLDVGAIEYIHKQLVARRDAGKAVLLVSLELEEVMNLSDRILVMYEGEIVGELDAKATTVQELGLYMSGAKRSTAKENENAG
- a CDS encoding ABC transporter permease, translated to MQDKMVSSSKAIENLKKAGKSKGFSAFTAALLAIILGLIFGYLIMRIASPANSFLGFQMLLIGGFKRIGDVFYFATPILMTGLAVGFAFKMGLFNIGASGQYTMGMFFALYVGFMWKLPDSIHWIVCILAGMIGGMLWGLIPGIFKAFLNVNEVITSIMFNYIGMYLVDMLVQGNAAMYISSKTRTAYLPASAQLPTLGIPHSSVNISIILAITLALILFIVLNKTTFGYELKATGFNKFASAYAGMNDKRNIILTLVIAGAMAGLGGAFAILAPSTIAGSSMTYEPVSVIAANGFNGIAVALLGNSNPIGIIFSAVFISHIQRGGTLASLYGYKPEIIDVVIAVIIYFSAFAMLMNASVANLIKKRYSKKQSVKILPADQKEGA
- a CDS encoding ABC transporter permease, which gives rise to MDTFYYLIQNTLPVAIPLLLVALGGMFSERSGVINIALEGIMLVGAFFGCLFVYFVQSSSLDAQSILLLGMLVAAGAGLLYSLLLSLAAVTMKADQTITGTALNMLIPAAILLFSKMFFNSDGITTNKNFYIKEVPFLSEVPVLGKIFFQNTYITVYIGILLLVLSAIVFYKTKFGLRLRACGEHPHAADSVGINVYFMRYAGVSLSGILGGIGGFFYAVGVMNGNTNGHTGVAGFGFLALAVMIFGQWKPFKILLAALFFAFLRTVAYSIALIPFLDALNINQTYYKMLPYLATMVVLAFTSKKSRAPKAEGIPYDKGLR
- a CDS encoding N-acetylmuramoyl-L-alanine amidase; the encoded protein is MVKPTIKWIGSPNFSSPMGYKIIAIVNHIMEGTLVGTDSWFAKPESKVSSHFGVGKNGEIHQYVDLKNHAWANGSVNQPNWPLLISGVNPNYYTVSIEHEGLSGSKMPEAQYQATLALHRWLIETLGIPVTRDNIIGHNRIDSVNRARCPGTEFPWDRLFNDLQGGSEVLKVAVLLFTKEDFWAGYDVATKHGNCAIFVRPADLSVPDEAQSAEKLIVVGGPTTKHPAEVLLSGNDKYLTAAAVAKYLE
- the tlp gene encoding small acid-soluble spore protein Tlp, producing the protein MAKPDDRSDNEEHLQNHIDHTFVNLREAEDYLNEHADEISDEEKQAIEAKNDRRRESIDYFIAEKKDEARR